GACCAGGTGGAAAAACTTACACTGTAAATTGAGGGAAATGATGTTTGGATAATTTATTTGGGGTCTCAGTGTTAATAAGTGTCTCAATGAAAATTTGTATTTGGGACTGATGGCTCCAAAGCCCCTGCCTCTTCTATTTTAGTGTCAAGTATGTGACGTTTGAGTCAGGTATGGATCGTAGACCTTCGTGCAGATTAGATGACAGCCTCATGATTTGGACTAGGCTGACCTCCCTCTTCCATCATGCACACAGTGTGGACACGGTGCTCAAATAGCCTCATGGAGGCTTGCTGGTGTCAGTTTCAGGTCATCTCACATTTCCTGATCCATGCACGGGTGAGTGAGAGGCAGGGAATCAGGAAAACACAAAAGTGAAGCCTTTGGGTGAAGCCTGAGCTCACTCTCTCTATTTTTCATAGTAAATGCTGGGACATCCAGAGAGATGGAAAACCTCACCTCTGGGAGCTCCTTCCTCCTCATGGGCTTCTCTAACATCTGGGAGCTCCAGATCCTGCATGCTGCACTCTTTCTGATGGCTTACCTGGCCGCCCTCCTTGGGAACATCCTCATCATCACCCTCATCACCAAGGACCATGGGctgcacacccccatgtacttcttcctaaAGAACTTGTCCTTCCTGGATCTGTGCCTCATCTCCATCACTGTTCCCAAATCCATCACAAACTCTCTGACAAATTGCAACACCATTTCATTCCCTGGGTGTGTTTCCCaggtatttttcttcttcctctttgccaCAACGGAAGTAGCCCTACTCACAGTCATGTCCTATGACCGCTACGTGGCCATCTGTCACCCGCTCAGGTATGAGATCCTCATGAGCCATGGAGCTTGTATGCAGATGGCAGCCTACTCCTGGGTCAGTGGAGGTGTCAATGCAATCCTGCACACAGCGGCTACCTTCTCCGTACCCAGGTGTAGGTCTCCTGATGTTCACCAGTTCTTCTGTGACGTCCCACAGCTGCTGGCCCTGGCCTGCTCCTACAACATTGGGGAGCTAACGGTCATTGGACTGAGCCTGCTGTTGGACTTTGGCTGCTTTGTGTTCATGGATATTTCTTACATTCACATCTTCTCCGCTGTGCTGAAGATGCCCTCTAGCGCAGGTAGGTTCAAAGCCTTCTCCACGTGCCTGCCTCACCTCCTTGTGGTGACTCTATTCCTCTCTTCTGGCTTTTTTGCCTATTTACGGCCCCTGCCGCAATCTCCATCAACCCTGGACTTGCTAGTTTCAGTATTCTATACTGTAGTGCCACCCACTGTGAACCCCCTCATCTACAGTCTGAGGAACAAGGATATGAAGGTGGCGCTGAGGAAGCTGCTGGTGAACAGGCATCCTCCTTCCAGTTAGAAGGGTTGATCTCACAACATCACCATCTTTTGCCCTCTGACTTAATCACCTGCACCTCTGTAACATATTTGGCCATGATTTTGGACATTTACAGTAAGGAGCTGATGAGAATCAGGTCGTACTCATTACAGTGACACTGAGAAGCATCTCTGTGCCCAGGTCAAATGGGTGGGGACCGAGGCCTCTGCTGGTGAGTGGACTGAGGTATGCTGGCCTTTCTCTTGTCATCCCAGTGGAGCTCCTTGGTCTGTGACAAGTGGCACTGGACAGGATGGTGGGACACAGAGATAGAGAAGGCCTCTCCCAGGCAAAGTGTGGTGGTCCCTGGCAAGGGTGGGGTCTGGAACATCATGTTGATGATGTAATTTATTACCATCCTAAAGGGACTGTGTTGGAGTTGGCTACAGGGACATGAGGATGTAGGACATGGCCAAGCTAAAATGCCAGTTAAAACCCCTGATTTTATGTCTAGTGAAGGTCACCTTCTTTGGTCTCCCAGCCCCGATCCATGCTGGTTTCTGCATAGTTGGGGTGGTTGCAGTCTCAAGAGAGGAGACagacattaaaattcaaatttcctaTATATCAATACATATGCCTATAGAAATATCCAAAGGAGGCTTTGGgtccaagaaagaaaatcaacaaaccAGAGACTTCACAACAGATGTGGTGAAGGAAGGCCACTGTACTTTTTTGAAAACAGGGATGTCTGAGCTTTTCTTTCAGGGATGAAGAGGCATGAATCTGTGGGGGAGGAAGGCAGACCAGAAAGACCAAAGTGTGAGCAGAGGCTGGAGGACAAGAAGGCCCACACAGcagagacaggagaggaagagagccAGGTCTCCTGGGGGAACTGCAGTGAGCTTGTCTTCAAAGATTGCCAGGATTGCTGAGGGAAGAGGCTTGGGGGCCCCAGGTGCGGAGAGCACCATGGACCAGCTGCTGCCCTTAGGGAAAGCTCCACAGGCCTTTCAACCCCAGGTCGCAGAGATAGCCACCCAAGGGAAAGTCGGATGCTTGTCACCCCTGCTGGAACCTCCTCTCCGACCCGATGCCTGAGTGAGCACGCCTTCCTCCACTGGTCCAGAGATGGTCCGTGTGATTCTTCCTCCTCGGATCCCTTCAAAGGGTCACTTTGTCCAGTCAGATGCCTCTGGGCACTGCCAGCTGCTGCTTCTGGGCAGTTACTTTGGTTGTCATTTGACATTTCACAAAGCTTTTGACTTCCTCCTTAGACTGTGTTATTCTTGCGGTTTACCCACATCTGCAGAGTCCTGTGCCGTAGGCATTTGGCACGGGTTTTCATAACAAGTAAATTATTAACACATATGATCCACATCctttattttctcacaaaattTTGTATTGCctctgttttaaaagtttttaatgtcTTGTTCACAATGTCAATCTTGGGTGTATTCTTGTGGaacagagttttgttttgttttttttttaagatagtgGGCAGTCTGAAAGTTTCAAATTCCTTCGAGAAAACAAGTCAAAACCTATACattgctaaaattaaaattgctttaaagTGCATTTACAGAGTCAATTTAATTCTCAACAGTCTGAGTCTAAAAATGTTCCTACAATTGCCATGAGGTTCCTTCTAATTTGTTCTGGGAGAAATGGACCATAATAACCCTTCTGCAATAGCTCTAACCAAAGTACAAGTAGCTTTATAGTGGGCAGCTGAATTTCCACAGGGACAAGTGATAGATATGTGAAATTCTATGACTAAAAAATGTTcatacatttctttaaagaatgcTTTGCGAGACTGGCTCATTCTCAAGTGTTTGGTGTGTGTCACACAGATGCTAGCATTTGAGAGGATCCCCAGGACTCACAGATACCCATCATATCTCCATgtatgacatttttcttttatagttgtGCCTCTTTTTCCTTCAAAACCAAGTAAACCTCAATTTTGTGTGTATTGAAATTGTCGGGGATTTGCACATTCAGGGTAGTTTTCCTGGAAACTTGTGAATATGTTGCTATCTATGGGAAAAGACTTTGCAGATATGATTTAGGTAGAAGACCTTGAGATTGACCATCCTAGATGAAGAAGGTTGGCCCAAATTCTCTACATAAACCTTCAAAGCAGCAAGTATTTCCCACCTGCAGTCTGAGAAGCATAGAGATGACAGCATAACCTACCAATACTGGCCTTTGAAGATAAGCAAGGAGCCCATGATCCAAGGAATGTGGGAAGCCTCTAGAAACTGAAGGAGAAAAGAGTTTGTCTTCTGGGACATACAGAAAGGAAGGTAGCCCTACTgataccagtttaaaaaaaaaaaaactattctaaaagCCTTTTTCAGGACCATTGAGAGGTATAAAGACTATCCCATCCAGGGAGATAGATCAGGCCCAACTTTCAATAAGGGGAGGATAAGTGAGGTTTATAGCCCAAGGGAGGTGGGCATGGAGCAGTTCTGTGCATAGAAAATTACTGGGATGAAATATCAGTGGTCGGGGGATTCTTGTTGGCCCAAGGGAAGATGATCTTTGCTTAAGACAGGCAGGGTGACAAGCTACCAAGGGTTGAGGATGAGaaatttatatacacaatggaatattacttagcattaaaagaaaataaaattatggcatttgcaggtaaatggatggagttggagactatcattctaagtgaagtaagccaatccccaaaaaacaaaaccaaaggccactcactgataagtggatgctgaacCATATGGGGGGGGAgtgcatgggaaaaatggaggaactttgggcaaaatGGAGGAGCATGCGGAGGGGGCATGGGTACaggaatgatggtagaatgagatggacatcattaccctagggaCATGGATGACTGCACATATAGTGctacattatatacaaccagagatgtgaaaagttgtgctccaattgtgtacaatgaatcaaaatgttgTCATACatattaattcaaattaattaattaattaatttttaaaatggcagtattagaggaaaaaaatggggaaaactgGCGTGCAAGAGtaacattgatttttaatatataacaatatttatagcactattaatttaaaaactgatgaCTTGTTAGCATAAGTTAATGTGGTGACCCTAATGATAAGCAAATATCTAACAGTTCTAACCATTTGAGATTTCTGAccagatattgaaaaaaataaaacttcaaatctctggggaaaagaattttaaaaagtgagaagatAACAGGAGGAGTTGAGTTCTCTCTGTGCAGACTCAGCAGCAGAATTCTTGGGAAACCTGAGCTCTCCAGTTGTGCCAAGGATGGGCCCAGTCAAGGAAAGGGCCATGGAAGCGGACCAGAGACCGGTCAAAGAGATCACCTGTGACACCTTCTTCATTGTTCAGAAGGGGGAACACACATCTTCTTTTTCTAAAGAAGATGGGCTgaagatgtaattcagtggtagaacgcttgcctagcacgcatgaggcactgggttcgagcctcagcaccacataaaaataaaaatagacgtatccatatacaactaaaaaatattttttaaaaaagaagaaagactttCTTATTACAACAACATAAGATCATTTATTATTTGGCCTCCTTTGGTTCATCAAGCATCTGGTGACCCATTTGTCGAGACTTGGCAGTAGAGGACATTTGCTGAATGTTATGTTTTAGAAATGAACTCTCCCCTCAAAGCTCATGTGCAAGGTAATGCAAGGAATTTCACAGGTgaatgactagattatgagaggtgctacctaattggtggattaatccactgatatggattacctgtagtaactataggcaggtggggtgtggctggaggatgcacctttggggtttatattttgttcctagtGAGCAAggcatgctttctctctctctgctcccagtTCCCTGAGGAAGCCTCTGCCCAGATCTTTTCGTCTTTTATCCCAGAGCCCCCTCGGCTTTCTCACCCCTTTCCCACAACCTCCTCACATGCTGTGAGGACCACATTCCCCATGCCCTAACCTCCTGGGAGTCCAGGAGTTCCTCAGAGGCAAAGGCTGCTTACTCACATGAGTGAATTTGAGATGGAGCAAGGGAATGTGGCCTATGGACATCCTTGGGCCACCTCTCCCAGGCTATGTTCCTGACACCATTTCCACCAAGATTGATATTTGCCTGGTGAGCAGCAGGGGGCACTGTGGCTCTTCCCAGGGTCTGTGCACTGGGGCTGCAGCTGCTGTGCAACCCTCCCAAATCCCCAGG
This genomic interval from Marmota flaviventris isolate mMarFla1 chromosome 5 unlocalized genomic scaffold, mMarFla1.hap1 SUPER_5_unloc_1, whole genome shotgun sequence contains the following:
- the LOC114083904 gene encoding olfactory receptor 14A16-like yields the protein MENLTSGSSFLLMGFSNIWELQILHAALFLMAYLAALLGNILIITLITKDHGLHTPMYFFLKNLSFLDLCLISITVPKSITNSLTNCNTISFPGCVSQVFFFFLFATTEVALLTVMSYDRYVAICHPLRYEILMSHGACMQMAAYSWVSGGVNAILHTAATFSVPRCRSPDVHQFFCDVPQLLALACSYNIGELTVIGLSLLLDFGCFVFMDISYIHIFSAVLKMPSSAGRFKAFSTCLPHLLVVTLFLSSGFFAYLRPLPQSPSTLDLLVSVFYTVVPPTVNPLIYSLRNKDMKVALRKLLVNRHPPSS